From Candidatus Latescibacterota bacterium:
CGGCAAATGGAGAGCAGGCACTTGAACTGACGAGAAGCGAACTCCCGGACCTTATCCTTTTGGATCTCAAACTTCCGGACATGAACGGTATCGAAGTCCTGCAGAAGATCAAGGAAGATCTCCCTGAGGCCTGTGTGATTATGCTCACGGCATTCGGAGACATCGAGACTGCTGTTTCTGCGATAAAGAAAGGGGCTTTCGATTTTGTAAGCAAGCCTGTTAATCTTGAGCAGCTGCTGCTTGCGATAGAAAAAGGTCTGAATTCACAGAAACTGAGTAGAGAGTTGTTCCAGCTGAGACGCAGGGTCAAGATCGATTTCGACAACAAGTATATTCCCGGGGAAAGCCCGAAGATGAAAGAGATCTACGATATTGTAAAGACTGTGGCTAAAAGCGATACGACAACTGTGCTTATACAGGGGGAAAGTGGTACTGGCAAGGAAATGATAGCTAACATGATTCACAAATACAGTCCTCGCCATGACAAACCTTTTCTGGATATTAATTGTGCGTCTCTACCCGAGGAACTGCTTGAAAGTGAATTGTTCGGCCATGAGAAAGGTGCATTCACTGATGCAAAGAATCAGAAGGTGGGACTTCTCGAGCTAGCCAACAAAGGAACCCTCTTTCTGGACGAGATTGGAGAAATGAGCCTTACGATACAGGTCAAACTGCTCAGAGTCCTTGAAAAAATGTCTTTCAGGAAGGTGGGAGGGACCAAGGACATCCATGTGAGCGTGAGAATAATTTCGGCGACCAACCGTGATCTTGAAGCCGAAGTAGCCAGCCGAAATTTCAGAGAGGATCTTTATTACAGGCTCAAAGTCATTCCAATCAATATACCACCACTGAGAGAAAGAAAAGAAGAGGTCTTCATCCTA
This genomic window contains:
- a CDS encoding sigma-54 dependent transcriptional regulator, translated to MKPVILLVDDEDTIRMFLEKTIKDEGYEALTAANGEQALELTRSELPDLILLDLKLPDMNGIEVLQKIKEDLPEACVIMLTAFGDIETAVSAIKKGAFDFVSKPVNLEQLLLAIEKGLNSQKLSRELFQLRRRVKIDFDNKYIPGESPKMKEIYDIVKTVAKSDTTTVLIQGESGTGKEMIANMIHKYSPRHDKPFLDINCASLPEELLESELFGHEKGAFTDAKNQKVGLLELANKGTLFLDEIGEMSLTIQVKLLRVLEKMSFRKVGGTKDIHVSVRIISATNRDLEAEVASRNFREDLYYRLKVIPINIPPLRERKEEVFILLKHFISIYNKQFNKDFRDIDDDAYEALMAYPWPGNIRELKNVIERIVLLEEDNILKLEHLPESIKIDGSEGTRRSIADKIELLLSRPFGEEGIPFEEIIRSVEKKLIDKAMHESNNNQSKASRILRLNRDKLRYRLKNFEQNMEE